The Naumovozyma castellii chromosome 4, complete genome genome contains a region encoding:
- the RPL28 gene encoding 60S ribosomal protein uL15 (ancestral locus Anc_6.156) translates to MPSRFTKTRKHRGHVSAGKGRIGKHRKHPGGRGMAGGLHHHRINLDKYHPGYFGKVGMRYFHKQQAHFWKPVLNLDKLWTLIPEEKRDEYLKSSSKSAAPVIDTLAAGYGKVLGKGRIPNVPVIVKARFVSKLAEEKIKAAGGVVELIA, encoded by the exons ATGCCATCCAGATTTACTAAGACAAGAAAGCACAGAGGTCACGTCTCAG CCGGTAAGGGTAGAATCGGTAAGCACAGAAAGCATCCCGGTGGTAGAGGTATGGCCGGTGGTTTGCACCACCACAGAATTAACTTGGATAAGTACCATCCAGGTTACTTCGGTAAGGTCGGTATGAGATACTTCCACAAGCAACAAGCTCATTTCTGGAAGCCAGTCTTAAACTTGGACAAGTTATGGACTTTGATCCCAGAAGAAAAGAGAGACGAATACTTGAAGTCCTCTTCTAAGTCTGCTGCTCCAGTTATTGACACTTTGGCTGCCGGTTACGGTAAGGTCTTGGGTAAGGGTAGAATTCCAAACGTCCCAGTTATCGTCAAGGCTAGATTCGTCTCCAAGTTGGCtgaagaaaagatcaaGGCTGCTGGTGGTGTCGTCGAATTGATTGCTTAA
- the YGK1 gene encoding 5'-deoxynucleotidase (ancestral locus Anc_6.157): MSTWKPEDHIPPPIARILSRPNPNYILAFLSITQLLKVQKRTGWVNNGVENPESISDHMYRMSIMSMLIKNPQVNRDRCVRISLVHDIAEALVGDITPLDPMTKEEKHHREWVTVQYLANTLVKPYNEDAAREISEDWLTYENGTGLEGQYCKDLDKYEMLVQCFEYEQKYNGEKNLDQFWGCVDVIKTDEIKSWTQDLLKERELYFQELKK, encoded by the coding sequence ATGTCAACGTGGAAGCCTGAAGATCACATCCCACCTCCAATAGCAAGAATATTATCGAGACCGAACCCAAACTATATCCTCGCATTCCTCTCAATAACGCAACTGTTGAAAGTGCAGAAGAGAACAGGATGGGTAAATAACGGAGTTGAGAATCCAGAGAGCATATCAGATCACATGTATCGAATGAGTATAATGTCCATGCTTATAAAGAACCCTCAAGTTAACCGTGATAGATGTGTTCGAATTTCATTAGTACATGATATTGCTGAGGCACTTGTGGGTGATATTACTCCTTTGGACCCAATGACTAAAGAAGAGAAGCATCATAGGGAGTGGGTTACCGTTCAATATTTAGCAAATACTTTGGTGAAACcatataatgaagatgcaGCAAGAGAAATATCAGAGGATTGGCTAACATATGAGAATGGAACTGGATTGGAAGGTCAATATTGTAAGGATTTAGACAAATATGAAATGCTTGTTCAATGTTTTGAATACGAACAAAAATACAATggtgaaaaaaatttagatCAATTTTGGGGATGCGTTGACGTTATCAAAactgatgaaattaaaagtTGGACTCAAGATTTACTGAAGGAACGTGAACTGTACTTTCAAGAGctaaaaaaataa
- the NCAS0D03480 gene encoding SDR family oxidoreductase, producing MSTSKSTVFVSGASGFIAQHIISLLLEQNYKVIGSVRSNEKAEHVLSNFNHNPNLTLEIVKDLASLTAFDEVFKKHGDEIKIVLHAASPVVFQVDNFEKDILIPAVNGVKSMLNAILKYAPQTVERLIYTSSIVAQFNPCGENEKGMKLDETTWNDATWENCQTNAINAYSASKTFAEKAAWEFMKKHGNEVKFKLTTILPSYVLGPQLKIDLSNGKLNLSSELINSIVHAREESQLPTLSSRLGYFIDVRDVAKAELLAFQKDECIGKRLSLTSGTFSIQRILNVIHKDFPELNGKVPVGAPDLVEESADDIFDFSNEETKKALGFEFIDFKTSVDDSTRQILDAERKN from the coding sequence ATGTCCACTTCTAAATCTACGGTATTCGTCTCTGGTGCCTCCGGCTTCATTGCTCAACATATAATATCCCTATTACTCGAGCAAAACTATAAAGTTATTGGTTCCGTGAGATCTAACGAAAAAGCAGAACATGtactttccaattttaatCACAACCCAAACTTAACTCTTGAGATCGTTAAGGATCTTGCAAGTTTGACTGCCTTTGATGAAGTCTTTAAGAAACATGGTGATGAGATCAAGATTGTCTTGCATGCTGCCTCCCCAGTTGTGTTCCAAGTCGACAACTTTGAAAAGGACATTTTGATTCCGGCTGTTAACGGTGTCAAATCGATGTTAAACGCTATATTAAAGTATGCTCCTCAAACTGTGGAAAGACTAATCTATACTTCATCCATTGTGGCCCAATTCAATCCATGTGGGGAAAATGAGAAAGGTATGAAGCTTGATGAAACCACGTGGAATGATGCCACTTGGGAAAATTGCCAAACTAATGCAATTAACGCTTATTCTGCCTCTAAGACATTCGCTGAAAAGGCAGCTTGGGAGTTCATGAAGAAGCATGGTAACGAAGTGAAATTTAAACTGACTACCATTCTACCAAGTTATGTATTGGGCCCACAACTAAAGATTGATTTATCGAATGGgaaattgaatctttcTTCCGAACTTATTAACTCAATTGTACATGCTAGAGAGGAGAGCCAACTACCAACTCTCAGCTCACGCTTGGGTTACTTTATTGATGTTCGTGATGTTGCTAAGGCCGAGTTGTTGGCATTCCAAAAAGATGAATGCATTGGCAAGAGGTTGTCTTTGACATCTGGtacattttcaattcaacGTATTCTGAACGTTATTCACAAAGATTTCCCTGAGTTGAATGGAAAGGTACCAGTAGGAGCCCCAGATCTCGTAGAAGAATCAGCAgatgatatatttgattttagTAACGAAGAAACGAAGAAGGCACTAGGGTTTGAGTTTATTGACTTTAAAACATCTGTTGATGATTCAACTAGACAAATTCTAGATGctgaaagaaagaattga
- the SEH1 gene encoding Seh1p (ancestral locus Anc_6.159), with protein MAGMKPFNSGHEDLIHDVVYDFYGRHVATCSSDQHIKVFKLDKETSEWELSDSWKAHDSSIVSVDWASPEYGRIIVSASYDKTVKLWEEDPDQPEGSGRRWTKLCTLNDSKGSLYTVKFAPPHLGLKLACIGNDATLRIYEALEPSDLRSWTLTSEVKVLPVPPANHLQSDFCIAWCPSRFSPEKLVVSTLDQASIYQRGKDGKLYIVAKLNGHKGLIRDISWAPSIGRWYHLIATGCKDGKLRIFRLVEKLSDNSSKDAINDSYDDEDVDMEDIAENKEKSLLGSSVSVELLSEHDDHNAEIWSVSWNLTGTILSSAGDDGKVRLWKSTYSNEFKCMSVITSNS; from the coding sequence ATGGCAGGAATGAAACCATTTAATAGTGGTCATGAAGACCTAATTCATGATGTCGTATACGATTTTTACGGAAGACATGTCGCCACATGCTCATCTGACCAACATATAAAAGTTTTCAAACTTGACAAAGAGACTAGTGAATGGGAATTGAGTGATTCCTGGAAGGCTCATGATAGCAGTATAGTCTCAGTGGATTGGGCTAGTCCCGAATACGGACGCATTATTGTGTCCGCATCATATGATAAAACCGTGAAATTATGGGAGGAAGACCCAGATCAACCGGAGGGTTCAGGCCGTCGTTGGACTAAATTGTGCACTTTGAATGATTCTAAAGGATCTCTATACACTGTAAAATTTGCTCCTCCACATTTAGGTCTGAAATTAGCTTGCATTGGTAATGATGCAACCTTAAGAATATACGAGGCATTGGAACCTTCTGATCTAAGATCTTGGACATTGACATCAGAAGTAAAAGTTTTGCCAGTACCACCTGCTAACCACTTGCAATCAGATTTTTGCATAGCATGGTGTCCATCCAGGTTTTCACCCGAGAAGCTTGTGGTTTCTACATTAGATCAAGCTTCGATTTACCAAAGAGGTAAAGATGGGAAGTTATACATTGTTGCCAAACTAAATGGCCATAAGGGTTTGATAAGAGATATAAGTTGGGCTCCATCTATTGGAAGATGGTATCATTTAATTGCTACCGGTTGTAAAGATGGAAAACTTCGTATCTTCAGACTTGTAGAGAAATTATCTGACAATTCATCAAAGGACGCAATCAATGATAGTTATGATGACGAAGACGTTGATATGGAGGATATTGCAgagaataaagaaaaatcaCTACTTGGTTCTTCAGTAAGCGTAGAGTTATTAAGTGAACACGATGATCACAATGCCGAAATTTGGTCAGTGTCCTGGAACTTAACGGGAACCATCTTAAGTAGTGCTGGCGATGATGGCAAAGTAAGATTGTGGAAATCTACATACtctaatgaatttaagTGCATGTCAGTGATCACATCAAATTCTTAG
- the NCAS0D03500 gene encoding uncharacterized protein (ancestral locus Anc_6.161) yields MTTQTSNDHYLITDNKTKKESFDVEGTAKRFKHLLSLSGLFKHFIENRAKKDVKFQKVLKILDDDSKKNTKRRKTEREEDAELLKEEEDVEEDADDEIEYQFRESPKYIHGTLRPYQIQGLNWLVSLHKNGLAGILADEMGLGKTLQTIAFLGYLKYMEGINGPFLVIAPKSTLNNWLREINKWTPDVKAFVLQGDKQERASLIKEKLMTCDFDIVVASYEIIIREKAAFKKFNWEYIIIDEAHRIKNEESLLSQVLREFTSRNRLLITGTPLQNNLHELWALLNFLLPDIFSSSQDFDDWFSSETTEEDQDKVVKQLHTVLQPFLLRRIKNDVETSLLPKKELNLYVGMSNMQKKWYKKILEKDLDAVNGENSSKESKTRLLNIVMQLRKCCNHPYLFDGAEPGPPYTTDEHLVYNSKKLQVLDKLLKKMKEDGSRVLIFSQMSRVLDILEDYCFFRGYKYCRIDGSTDHEDRIKSIDDYNAPDSDKFIFLLTTRAGGLGINLTSADIVVLYDSDWNPQADLQAMDRAHRIGQKKQVKVFRFVTDNSVEEKILERATQKLRLDQLVIQQNKASMNKNKKESKKDAKDALLSMIQHGAADIFQSGNSTTTESTPQPGEAKSEEVEDVDLESILATSENKTSSLNAKYETLGLDDLQKFNQDSAYEWDGHDFKKDVHKKIINPLWINPTKRERKENYNIDGYYRDVLTTKKVVTPLQPRMPKPKVFYSHQLQSPILKDLYEKDRMWTAKKTKYTPTIEDVKVTYGEDLSEAELLKKLDVMKETVENAQPLTEEEEKQKVQLESEGFTNWNKLDFRKFISMSGKYGRNSILAIASEFAPGKTIEEIREYATAFWANLKNVDDHEKYVKLIEADEEKLRKTHMLESAVRLKVSKYKNPFFDIVLKHPPSNNNKRTFSEEEDRFILMMLAKYGLERDDLYEVIRDEIRDSPLFELDFFFQSRTPLELSRRGFTLLQCIEKEYHSGIIGPEIVERKPKENKGIKRPVEDKTEEEPPAKIIRPTEPSPIEN; encoded by the coding sequence ATGACTACACAGACGTCTAAtgatcattatttgatcaCAGACAACAAGACAAAGAAGGAATCATTCGATGTGGAAGGAACCGCTAAGCGATTCAAGCACTTACTTTCATTGAGTGGATTATTCAAACATTTCATTGAGAACAGAGCCAAGAAAGACGTCAAGTTTCAGAAAGTATTGAAGATTCTAGATGATGATTCTAAGAAGAATaccaaaagaagaaagacTGAAAGAGAGGAAGACGCAGAACTACtcaaggaagaagaagacgtAGAAGAAGATGCGGATGACGAGATTGAATACCAATTCAGAGAGTCtccaaaatatattcatgGTACATTAAGAccttatcaaattcaaggTTTGAACTGGTTGGTATCATTACATAAGAATGGGTTAGCTGGGATCCTAGCTGATGAAATGGGGTTGGGTAAAACTTTACAAACAATTGCATTTCTAGGCTACTTGAAATATATGGAAGGTATTAATGGTCCATTTTTAGTTATTGCTCCAAAATCAACCTTAAATAACTGGCTTAGAGAAATTAACAAGTGGACTCCAGATGTGAAGGCATTTGTTTTACAAGGTGATAAACAGGAAAGAGCATCCTTaattaaggaaaaattaatgaCTTGTGattttgatattgttgTAGCTTCATatgaaatcattattagaGAAAAGGCAgcatttaagaaatttaacTGGGAATACATCATCATTGATGAAGCTCATAGAATTAAGAACGAAGAATCTTTGTTATCTCAAGTACTGAGAGAATTTACCTCCCGTAACAGGCTATTGATAACAGGAACGCCTTTGCAGAATAACCTACACGAATTATGGgcattattgaatttcctGTTGCCTGATATATTCTCCAGTTCTCAAGACTTTGATGATTGGTTTTCTTCTGAAACAACAGAGGAAGACCAAGACAAAGTTGTCAAACAACTTCATACTGTTTTGCAACCATTTTTGCTACGTAGAATAAAAAATGACGTTGAGACCTCATTGTTACCAAAGAAggaattgaatttatatGTTGGAATGTCTAATATGCAAAAAAAGTGGTATAAAAAAATCTTAGAAAAGGACTTAGATGCGGTTAATGGTGAAAATTCTAGTAAAGAATCGAAAACAAGGTTACTAAACATTGTAATGCAGTTGAGAAAATGCTGTAATCATCCTTATCTTTTTGATGGAGCTGAACCAGGACCACCTTACACCACAGATGAGCATCTAGTTTATAACTCCAAAAAATTGCAGGTCcttgataaattattgaagaagatgaaagaaGATGGATCTCGTGTGTTGATTTTTAGTCAAATGTCAAGAGTGTTAGATATTTTAGAAGATTATTGTTTCTTCAGAGGCTACAAATATTGTAGAATCGATGGTTCGACTGATCATGAAGATAGAATCAAATCTATTGATGATTATAATGCACCAGATTCCGACAAATTTATCTTCTTATTGACTACACGTGCCGGTGGGTTGGGGATTAACTTAACTAGTGCTGATATTGTTGTATTATATGACTCTGATTGGAATCCCCAGGCAGATTTACAAGCTATGGACAGAGCGCATCGTATTGGTCAAAAGAAACAAGTTAAAGTGTTCAGATTTGTAACAGATAATTCGGTAGAAGAAAAGATTTTGGAAAGAGCAACTCAAAAGCTAAGATTAGATCAATTAGTTATTCAACAAAACAAAGCTTCTATgaataagaataaaaagGAAAGTAAGAAAGATGCAAAGGATGCTTTATTATCAATGATTCAACATGGTGCAGCggatattttccaaagtggCAATTCGACCACGACAGAGTCCACCCCTCAACCAGGTGAAGCAAAATcagaagaagttgaagatgTTGATTTAGAATCAATTTTGGCAACATCTGAAAACAAAACATCTTCCTTAAATGCCAAATACGAAACTTTGGGGCTTGACGATCTGCAGAAATTTAACCAGGATTCAGCTTATGAATGGGATGGGCATGATTTCAAAAAGGATGTTCATAAGAAGATTATTAATCCTCTATGGATCAATCCCACCAAGAGAGAACGTAAGGAGAATTACAATATTGATGGATATTATAGGGACGTTTTGACGACAAAGAAGGTTGTTACTCCACTACAACCCAGGATGCCGAAACCCAAGGTCTTTTATAGTCATCAATTGCAATCACCAATTTTAAAGGACTTGTACGAGAAGGATAGAATGTGGACCGCAAAGAAGACTAAATACACTCCAACAATTGAAGACGTAAAAGTGACTTATGGAGAGGACTTAAGTGAAGCAGAACTTCTGAAGAAGTTGGATGTCATGAAAGAAACTGTGGAAAATGCTCAGCCACtcacagaagaagaagaaaaacagaAAGTTCAATTAGAAAGTGAAGGGTTTACCAACTGGAATAAGCTTGATTTCAGGAAGTTCATTTCCATGTCTGGAAAATATGGAAGAAATTCTATATTGGCAATTGCATCGGAGTTTGCACCAGGgaaaacaattgaagaaataagGGAATATGCAACTGCTTTCTGGgcaaatttgaaaaatgttgaCGATCATGAAAAGTATGTGAAACTTATTGAAGCAGATGAAGAGAAACTTAGAAAAACACATATGTTGGAGAGTGCGGTACGCCTAAAggtttccaaatataagAATCCTTTCTTTGATATTGTGTTAAAGCACCCACCctctaataataataagagAACCTTCtcagaggaagaagatagATTTATATTAATGATGCTAGCAAAATATGGTTTGGAGCGTGATGACTTATACGAAGTGATCAGGGACGAAATTCGTGATTCACCTCTCTTTGAActtgatttcttctttcaaagcAGGACACCATTGGAACTTTCTAGAAGAGGTTTTACTCTATTGCAATGTATAGAGAAAGAATATCATTCAGGCATTATTGGACCTGAAATCGTAGAGAGAAAACCAAAAGAGAATAAAGGTATAAAAAGGCCGGTAGAAGACAAGactgaagaagaaccaCCTGCGAAGATTATAAGACCTACCGAGCCTTCGCCAATTGAGAATTAA
- the USE1 gene encoding SNAP receptor USE1 (ancestral locus Anc_6.164), with product MSLSSTEVKSIEEGPYHIKVDRSDDPFLSYLFNTKLTENLNHIRREVIKTQLNTLARGTTTHLPSNQQIYDETLKRLEFDCSVKNRQMLDTLERQYHTYQESTRKRRYSVDFDSTNDIHEEDPFDEPRRRTSSSLSKEEDGDGINELRKRLLGKQLTEPGTDTTNKSVDRQIEDQDNMQQNLIQDMTKLVGSLKQGAVAFQTALEEDQRVLGAAEIGIQVASKGIVDISGKLRSYDKAKLGYLFYISVFFFMIIGLIVTFIIIKLFPAL from the coding sequence atgagCCTTTCATCAACAGAAGTGAAATCTATAGAGGAAGGACCTTACCACATCAAGGTGGATCGATCTGACGATCCATTTTTGAGCTACTTATTCAATACAAAACTAACAGAGAATTTGAATCACATAAGGCGAGAAGTTATAAAGACACAATTGAACACCTTGGCGAGGGGAACTACTACACATTTGCCTTCGAATCAGCAAATATATGATGAGACTTTAAAGAGGTTGGAATTTGATTGTTCTGTTAAGAATCGTCAAATGCTGGACACACTAGAACGACAATATCACACATATCAAGAATCAACGAGAAAGAGAAGGTATAGTGTTGATTTTGACTCAACAAATGACATACATGAAGAGGACCCATTTGATGAACCTAGGCGAAGAACAAGTTCTTCCTTGTctaaggaagaagatgggGATGGGATCAACGAGTTAAGAAAAAGACTACTGGGGAAACAATTAACTGAGCCTGGAACAGACACCACTAATAAATCGGTGGACAGGCAAATCGAGGACCAGGATAACATGCAACAAAACCTTATTCAGGATATGACCAAGCTCGTAGGCTCCTTAAAACAAGGTGCGGTAGCATTCCAAACGGCACTGGAAGAGGACCAAAGGGTTCTTGGTGCTGCTGAAATTGGTATCCAAGTAGCATCAAAGGGTATCGTTGATATTAGTGGAAAGTTAAGAAGCTACGATAAGGCCAAATTGGGATATCTATTCTACATTTCcgtatttttctttatgaTAATCGGTCTTATTGTTACATTTATAATCATCAAATTATTCCCTGCATTATAG
- the URA1 gene encoding dihydroorotate dehydrogenase, producing the protein MPASLTTKFLNQTYENPLMNASGVHCMTTKELDELAASRAGAFITKSSTTLERAGNPEPRYVSVPLGSINSMGLPNQGIDYYLEYVLERQRTHPNEPAIFFSVAGMSIDENINMLRKIQDSEFHGITELNLSCPNVPGKPQVAYDFDLTKEILDKVFQFFKKPLGIKLPPYFDFAHFDIMAGILNQYPLAYVNSINSVGNGLYIDVDKESVVVKPKNGFGGIGGEYVKPTALANVRAFYTRLNPSIKIVGTGGIRTGKDVFEHLLCGASMVQIGTELVKEGVPIFERLERELKEVMDKKGYTTIEEFRGKLNSL; encoded by the coding sequence ATGCCAGCCTCCCTAACTACAAAGTTTTTAAATCAAACATATGAAAATCCCCTAATGAATGCCTCTGGTGTTCACTGTATGACCACCAAAGAGCTGGATGAGCTAGCAGCTTCAAGAGCTGGAGCTTTCATAACCAAAAGTTCGACCACTTTAGAAAGAGCAGGGAACCCAGAGCCACGTTATGTGTCTGTTCCATTAGGTAGTATTAATTCCATGGGTTTACCAAACCAAGGTATAGATTACTATTTGGAATACGTATTAGAGCGTCAAAGAACACATCCAAACGAGCCAGctattttcttctctgTGGCAGGTATGAgtattgatgaaaatattaacaTGCTAAGGAAAATTCAAGATAGTGAATTTCATGGTATTACTGAACTAAATCTCTCCTGTCCTAATGTTCCAGGTAAGCCACAAGTAGCATACGATTTTGATTTGACTAAGGAAATCTTAGATAAAGTGTTCCAATTCTTTAAGAAACCATTGGGGATTAAACTACCACCCTATTTCGATTTTGCCCATTTCGATATAATGGCAGGCATCCTAAACCAATACCCATTAGCCTACGTCAACTCTATAAATAGTGTTGGTAATGGTCTTTACATTGACGTGGATAAGGAGTCTGTAGTCGTGAAACCTAAGAATGGGTTTGGTGGTATTGGTGGTGAATATGTGAAGCCCACTGCACTCGCAAACGTTCGTGCCTTTTACACCAGATTGAATCCAAGTATCAAGATTGTTGGTACAGGTGGTATTAGAACCGGTAAGGATGTCTTCGAACATTTGTTGTGTGGTGCCTCGATGGTTCAAATTGGTACTGAGTTGGTGAAGGAAGGTGTTCCAATTTTTGAACGCTTGGAGAgggaattgaaagaagttATGGACAAGAAGGGATATACcaccattgaagaattccGTGGGAAACTAAACAGTTTATAG
- the NCAS0D03530 gene encoding uncharacterized protein, with protein sequence MSEPIPPAPPISKWNLLKDGYYSFRANPPKYLPADYPDLTSKTALITGTNTGIGFEVMKLLYSKNCNIIAVVRSAEKGEAAKKEAIEKYPNSKGSISVVGGNDFLDLTTVKPASEEIKLVLGDKPLNIIIHNAGLMAPVNTGTSKQGLEAMFSTNVLGPQLLQHFLDPLFLKKDDDLKRIVWVSSGAHANACFDYGIHWDDPTYEKCTIAERPSPYELYGQSKAANIYQAKAWATKNKEIVDEIGCVSVSCYPGNLKTDLQRGWNPILKRIFNYILWDSIYGAYSELYSALSPDLTVKDQGAYIFPFGEVHAPREDIEAGLKNGTDLRLWDLVEDKIQEFF encoded by the coding sequence ATGTCCGAACCTATTCCCCCTGCACCACCTATCAGTAAGTGGAATCTACTAAAAGACGGTTATTATAGCTTTAGAGCAAATCCGCCAAAGTACCTACCAGCTGATTATCCAGATTTGACAAGCAAGACAGCTCTAATCACTGGTACTAATACTGGGATTGGGTTTGAAGTGATGAAGTTGCTTTATTCCAAGAATTGTAACATTATTGCCGTGGTAAGAAGTGCAGAGAAGGGTGAAGCTGCTAAGAAAGAAGCAATCGAGAAGTATCCAAATTCTAAGGGTTCCATTTCTGTTGTTGGTGGGAATGACTTTCTGGATTTAACTACTGTTAAACCAGCTTCAGAAGAGATTAAACTTGTGCTGGGTGATAAACCATTgaacattattattcataaTGCCGGTTTGATGGCACCTGTCAATACTGGTACCTCCAAGCAAGGACTAGAAGCCATGTTTTCCACTAATGTTTTAGGTCCTCAATTGTTACAACATTTCTTAGACCCCTTATTCCTAAAGAAGGACGACGATTTGAAGAGAATAGTATGGGTTAGTTCAGGTGCTCATGCAAACGCTTGTTTTGATTATGGTATCCACTGGGATGATCCAACTTATGAAAAATGTACTATTGCAGAAAGACCATCTCCCTATGAGCTGTATGGTCAATCTAAGGCGGCAAATATCTATCAGGCAAAGGCATGGGCAACTAAGAACAAAGAGATTGTGGACGAAATTGGCTGTGTCTCTGTGTCTTGCTATCCGGGAAATTTGAAGACTGATCTTCAACGTGGCTGGAACCCtattttgaagagaatCTTCAACTATATACTTTGGGATTCAATATATGGAGCTTATTCTGAACTTTATAGTGCCTTGTCTCCAGATTTAACCGTTAAAGATCAAGGTGCTTATATTTTCCCATTCGGCGAAGTTCATGCTCCAAGAGAGGACATCGAAGCTGGGCTAAAGAATGGTACAGATTTAAGACTTTGGGATTTGGTAGAAGacaaaattcaagaatttttttaa